From one Chlamydiifrater phoenicopteri genomic stretch:
- the fabZ gene encoding 3-hydroxyacyl-ACP dehydratase FabZ — MSDKGLSVRDILDLLPHRFPFLLVDRVVSYNFEEKTITAQKNVSFNEQFFVGHFPEAPIMPGVLIIEALAQAAGLLLGMLLTKEEREKKVSLFLGIKEAKFRQAVKPGDILTLQANFSVLSAKGGKAEAKAFVDSGLAAEASISFALVDKASI, encoded by the coding sequence ATGAGTGATAAAGGGCTCTCTGTACGAGATATATTGGACTTACTGCCCCATAGGTTTCCGTTTCTTTTAGTGGACCGTGTGGTGTCGTACAATTTTGAAGAAAAGACTATCACGGCGCAAAAAAATGTTTCGTTTAATGAACAATTTTTTGTTGGGCATTTCCCAGAAGCACCTATTATGCCGGGGGTATTGATTATAGAAGCCCTTGCTCAAGCTGCGGGGTTGTTGTTGGGAATGTTGTTGACAAAAGAGGAAAGAGAGAAAAAAGTTTCTTTATTTTTAGGTATTAAAGAAGCTAAGTTTCGACAAGCGGTGAAGCCTGGAGATATCTTGACCCTCCAAGCTAATTTTTCAGTTCTTTCTGCTAAAGGAGGGAAGGCTGAGGCTAAGGCTTTTGTTGACTCTGGGTTGGCTGCAGAAGCTAGCATTAGTTTCGCCCTTGTGGATAAAGCATCAATTTAA
- the lpxC gene encoding UDP-3-O-acyl-N-acetylglucosamine deacetylase, which produces MSERAQKTLKKEVRFSGVGVHSGKVAEIFLLPAEENTGIVFQRYSSEKGRYVNVPANLDHVSSTGRSTSLQKEGVSVITVEHLLAALKACEVDNVVVRVSEEEIPIGDGSSETFVRLIQEAGVRAQEDSVSFRELSRPVFYQSGDIFLAAFPADEFKISYTLHYPHCRMIGTQYRSLVITEEVFRKEIAPCRTFALYNELCFLMEKGLIRGGSLENAVIFKDDGIICGGNLRFTDEPVRHKMLDLIGDLSLVGQPFLAHIVAVGSGHSSNIALAKELVSVLQ; this is translated from the coding sequence ATGTCGGAACGAGCGCAGAAAACGTTGAAGAAAGAGGTTCGATTCTCCGGGGTGGGGGTCCACTCGGGGAAGGTGGCAGAAATCTTTTTGCTGCCGGCCGAAGAGAATACGGGAATTGTTTTTCAACGATATAGTTCAGAGAAAGGGCGGTACGTTAACGTTCCAGCAAATCTAGATCATGTATCTAGCACCGGTCGGAGCACCTCGCTACAAAAAGAGGGGGTGTCTGTTATAACTGTAGAGCACCTTTTAGCCGCTTTGAAGGCTTGTGAGGTTGATAATGTCGTCGTTAGGGTTTCTGAGGAAGAAATTCCCATAGGAGACGGCAGTTCAGAGACCTTTGTTAGACTCATTCAAGAGGCCGGTGTTCGTGCTCAAGAAGATAGTGTCTCTTTTCGAGAGTTGTCTCGTCCGGTTTTCTATCAGTCGGGGGACATATTTTTGGCAGCTTTTCCTGCTGATGAATTCAAGATTAGTTACACCCTGCATTACCCTCACTGTCGAATGATAGGAACACAGTATCGTTCTTTGGTGATTACGGAGGAGGTTTTTAGGAAAGAAATAGCTCCTTGCAGAACCTTCGCTTTGTATAATGAACTTTGTTTTTTAATGGAAAAAGGACTTATTCGAGGCGGCTCTTTAGAGAACGCGGTAATTTTCAAAGATGATGGAATTATCTGTGGGGGAAATTTAAGGTTTACGGATGAACCGGTAAGGCATAAAATGTTGGACCTAATAGGAGATCTTTCATTGGTTGGGCAGCCGTTCCTTGCGCATATTGTGGCCGTGGGATCGGGGCACTCTTCAAATATAGCGTTAGCTAAGGAATTGGTCTCGGTTCTACAATAG